Proteins encoded together in one Rhodohalobacter sp. SW132 window:
- a CDS encoding proline dehydrogenase family protein — translation MKLPFVLAKRFVAGETFDQSIPKVRHLNSHGIKVTLDLLGENVKDRQMADDTVESYIQLIKNIHTAGLKSTISIKLTMLGLDIDESYCMNNLSKLLDCAREHDTFVRIDMEGSDNTQITIDLFKEAFKEYGKHVGIVIQAYLHRSKDDIPDLASIGADVRLCKGAYSEPERIALQNMPAIREAFKEYARILLDKTTYPRIATHDDELVDWVKTYVLEQNLGKSRFEFQMLYGLREETMIELTDEGYNTRVYVPYGTMWFPYFKRRLLERKENIFFVASTMFKK, via the coding sequence ATGAAATTACCTTTTGTACTTGCAAAACGATTTGTTGCGGGAGAAACATTTGATCAGTCTATTCCTAAGGTGCGCCATTTAAATAGCCACGGCATCAAAGTCACCCTTGATCTGCTTGGGGAGAATGTAAAGGATCGTCAAATGGCTGACGATACCGTCGAAAGCTATATCCAGCTTATTAAAAATATTCATACCGCCGGCCTGAAAAGCACCATTTCGATTAAACTCACCATGCTTGGCCTCGATATCGACGAAAGCTACTGTATGAATAATCTTTCAAAGCTGCTTGATTGCGCCCGCGAGCACGACACTTTTGTGCGGATTGACATGGAAGGGTCTGATAACACCCAGATAACCATCGACCTTTTCAAAGAAGCGTTTAAGGAGTACGGAAAACATGTGGGTATTGTCATCCAGGCGTACCTGCACCGATCCAAGGACGACATTCCCGATCTGGCCTCGATCGGAGCCGATGTACGTCTCTGCAAGGGAGCCTACAGCGAACCGGAGCGAATTGCACTACAGAACATGCCGGCTATCCGGGAAGCTTTCAAAGAGTACGCCCGAATTTTACTCGATAAAACCACCTACCCACGCATTGCCACCCATGATGATGAACTGGTGGATTGGGTAAAAACGTATGTGCTTGAGCAAAATCTTGGCAAATCCCGGTTTGAATTCCAGATGCTGTACGGGCTTCGGGAAGAGACGATGATTGAACTGACTGATGAAGGGTATAATACACGAGTCTACGTTCCTTACGGCACAATGTGGTTCCCTTATTTCAAACGCAGGCTCCTGGAACGAAAAGAGAATATTTTCTTTGTGGCATCTACGATGTTTAAGAAGTAA
- a CDS encoding DUF4097 family beta strand repeat-containing protein encodes MDKIKAITGTFLAMILAFFSTLTAQEHPDAYRSELFQTSASPSVTIETSGGFIEVQGHDADEVRVDMIVRRGNRVLSPSDTDLSDFEITIHQENDRVEASAKRSGGISRWFGGGSNISVNFVIHAPHDSEVKGSTSGGSVTVKNISNSVDMRTSGGSVTAEAISGNADLRTSGGSITLNDIEGTLVARTSGGSIRADGLSGSSELATSGGSIRLENIKGSVSARTSGGSIRAHMLEFDNDLDFRTSGGSISVQIPTTEHFDVDLRGSRVNIDLNNFSGNSERNRVNGRMGNGGPKIAATTSGGSVSVEY; translated from the coding sequence ATGGATAAAATAAAAGCTATAACAGGAACTTTTTTAGCAATGATTTTGGCGTTTTTTTCTACGCTGACAGCACAGGAACATCCGGATGCTTATCGGTCAGAGCTTTTTCAAACCAGCGCATCCCCATCGGTAACGATCGAAACAAGCGGAGGTTTTATTGAAGTTCAGGGTCATGATGCGGATGAGGTGAGGGTGGATATGATTGTGCGGCGCGGTAACCGGGTGTTATCCCCATCGGATACCGATTTAAGTGATTTTGAGATAACGATTCACCAGGAAAATGACAGGGTGGAAGCGTCGGCAAAACGGAGTGGCGGAATCAGCCGATGGTTTGGCGGTGGTTCAAATATTTCGGTTAACTTTGTGATTCATGCGCCGCACGATTCAGAAGTGAAAGGAAGCACCAGCGGGGGTTCGGTAACGGTTAAGAATATATCCAACAGTGTTGATATGAGAACCAGCGGCGGGAGTGTAACGGCCGAGGCGATCTCCGGGAATGCAGATTTGCGAACTTCCGGCGGCAGTATAACACTCAATGACATTGAAGGAACACTTGTTGCCCGAACCAGCGGCGGTTCAATCCGTGCTGACGGACTTTCTGGCAGCTCCGAACTGGCCACCTCCGGCGGTAGCATCCGTCTCGAAAACATCAAGGGAAGCGTGTCGGCACGGACAAGCGGAGGCAGCATTCGTGCGCATATGCTGGAGTTCGATAACGATCTCGATTTCAGAACGAGCGGGGGAAGTATCAGTGTTCAGATACCGACTACCGAACATTTTGATGTAGATTTGCGTGGCAGCAGAGTGAATATTGATCTCAATAACTTCAGCGGGAACTCCGAAAGAAACCGTGTCAACGGCCGGATGGGCAACGGAGGCCCAAAAATAGCGGCAACAACCTCCGGCGGCAGTGTAAGTGTAGAGTATTAA
- a CDS encoding glycosyltransferase family A protein → MRRDPNLVSVIIPCYNHGMYIHEAIDSILNQTYQNFEIIIVDDGSDDEKTRTVLKEIDTRNTRVYYKENGDVASARNYGIKRSKGEYILTLDSDDKFAPTFIEKALHALDSQPETGMVTCYVKRFGDNEVSTNQFTGGDVADFLVKNNAVSCLLFRYECWIDAGGYDEGIPGYEDWEFAINVTKQGWTVYSIPEYLFYYRQTKGSMYDRVYHKRPEIIKYMVQKHRDLFKEYTEHVIYTKEKEIKELKETVELFKNSAAVKIGSFLLAPLRWFKSPKKHTKNNPEDFKPAHQKSAKSDVTSNPIPVPEHQAV, encoded by the coding sequence ATGCGTCGAGATCCTAATTTAGTAAGTGTAATCATTCCCTGCTACAATCATGGTATGTATATACATGAAGCAATAGACAGTATATTAAATCAAACCTATCAGAACTTTGAAATTATTATTGTGGATGATGGATCTGATGATGAGAAAACTCGTACGGTTCTAAAGGAAATAGACACCCGTAACACAAGGGTTTATTATAAAGAAAACGGGGATGTTGCATCTGCAAGAAATTACGGCATTAAAAGAAGCAAAGGTGAATATATTCTCACACTCGATTCTGATGATAAATTTGCTCCCACTTTTATTGAAAAAGCCCTCCATGCTTTAGATTCACAGCCAGAAACCGGAATGGTTACTTGCTATGTTAAAAGGTTTGGAGATAATGAAGTTAGCACCAATCAATTTACCGGTGGAGACGTTGCGGATTTTCTGGTAAAAAATAATGCCGTTTCTTGTTTATTATTCAGATATGAATGCTGGATAGATGCCGGGGGCTATGATGAAGGTATCCCAGGATATGAGGATTGGGAATTCGCTATCAATGTTACAAAACAGGGCTGGACTGTTTATTCCATTCCGGAATATCTTTTTTACTATCGCCAAACAAAAGGTTCTATGTATGACAGAGTCTATCATAAAAGACCAGAGATCATAAAATATATGGTCCAGAAACACAGAGACCTTTTTAAAGAATACACTGAACATGTAATTTACACAAAAGAAAAAGAGATAAAAGAGCTCAAAGAAACCGTAGAACTTTTTAAAAACTCTGCAGCAGTTAAGATTGGCTCGTTTTTATTAGCCCCATTGAGATGGTTTAAAAGCCCGAAGAAACACACTAAGAATAATCCTGAAGATTTTAAACCAGCACACCAAAAATCTGCAAAGTCTGACGTGACATCCAATCCTATACCTGTCCCCGAACATCAAGCGGTTTAA
- a CDS encoding glycosyltransferase family 4 protein gives MKSILRIHFPKIFNFLKRVKKKLFSDSRNNNLDNYSADFKTYEAAILKQPVADRKRVLHVIVNFWTGGSARLVVDLFENMGHVYEQTVLTKDIPDVPAYTGFPMIIDEDTKESGSILNKLNNFKPDLVHIHYLGHQRDKWGKKSWEWYNKIFDIIEELDCPVIENVNIPTDPFENKIVSYYVYVSNFVREKFAQPHHQNKVIYPGSDFTHFKKLKPTDIPDNCIGMVYRLERDKINEESIKVFIEVVKKRKDTNVLIVGGGSLLENYKKAVNDAGLSESFTFTGYVAYNDLPQYYNKMSVFVAPVHRESFGQVTPMAMNMGIPVVGYDVGAIPEIIANERLLADSGDYLQLSEIIINLLDDRGKRLNIGASNQLRAESLFSVEAMIQSYEKIYQEVLSGKSV, from the coding sequence GTGAAAAGTATACTAAGAATTCATTTTCCCAAAATATTTAACTTTTTAAAAAGAGTAAAAAAGAAATTATTTAGTGATTCAAGAAATAATAATTTGGATAATTACAGTGCTGATTTTAAAACATATGAAGCAGCAATTCTGAAACAGCCTGTCGCTGACAGAAAAAGAGTTTTGCATGTAATAGTTAATTTTTGGACCGGTGGCTCTGCAAGGCTTGTGGTAGATTTGTTTGAAAATATGGGCCACGTGTACGAACAAACAGTTTTAACTAAAGATATTCCGGATGTTCCTGCATATACAGGATTTCCTATGATAATTGACGAGGATACTAAGGAATCAGGTTCAATTTTGAATAAACTAAATAATTTTAAGCCTGATTTAGTACATATTCATTACTTAGGCCATCAAAGGGATAAATGGGGTAAGAAAAGCTGGGAGTGGTATAACAAAATTTTTGACATAATTGAGGAATTAGACTGTCCTGTTATAGAAAATGTGAATATTCCTACAGACCCTTTTGAAAATAAAATTGTCAGCTACTATGTATATGTAAGTAACTTTGTAAGAGAAAAGTTTGCACAACCTCACCATCAAAACAAAGTGATTTATCCCGGCTCAGATTTTACTCATTTCAAAAAGTTAAAACCAACCGATATACCTGATAATTGCATTGGAATGGTGTACAGATTGGAGCGTGATAAAATAAATGAAGAATCAATCAAAGTATTCATAGAGGTTGTTAAAAAAAGAAAGGATACAAATGTACTGATTGTAGGAGGTGGAAGTCTGTTAGAAAATTATAAAAAAGCTGTGAATGATGCCGGTCTAAGTGAATCCTTTACATTTACTGGTTATGTTGCATATAATGACCTTCCACAATACTACAATAAGATGAGTGTATTTGTTGCTCCTGTCCACAGGGAAAGTTTTGGGCAGGTTACACCAATGGCAATGAATATGGGAATTCCGGTAGTAGGTTATGATGTAGGTGCAATACCGGAAATCATTGCAAATGAAAGACTGCTTGCCGATTCTGGTGACTATTTACAATTATCGGAAATCATTATCAATTTACTAGATGATCGTGGAAAACGATTAAATATTGGCGCCTCGAACCAGTTACGTGCTGAATCTTTATTTTCAGTAGAAGCTATGATTCAATCCTACGAGAAAATTTATCAAGAGGTTTTGTCTGGAAAGTCAGTATGA
- a CDS encoding glycosyltransferase family 2 protein, whose protein sequence is MNQKTPSVSVITPFYNEEEFIEETIQSVIKQQYENWELILVDDGSIDNSTNVAKEYASSYADQIRYIEHANHSNRGASASRNLGIKHAKGKLIAFLDADDIFEPNYLDNQVKNFNNTKATMVCEATVYWNSWYNEQKDDEMKLIGVPQNQLYKPGELSVKLYPLKKGSAAPCMCGIIVLKDAVKKYGGFVDSFHSNYTDQVFLSKMYYHEPVYISSSCNNHYRQRDDSASAKIKDNTSYIKIRTEFLEWFKGYLEQCDSKNSEVYKLIKKNLLPYTHPIYHKIFYALPRRILNKIRRVFTSQ, encoded by the coding sequence ATGAATCAGAAAACTCCATCTGTATCTGTTATCACTCCTTTTTATAATGAAGAGGAATTTATAGAGGAAACCATCCAAAGTGTTATTAAGCAACAGTATGAAAATTGGGAATTGATCCTTGTTGATGATGGATCAATTGATAACAGTACAAATGTAGCCAAGGAATACGCCAGCTCTTATGCAGATCAGATTAGATATATAGAACATGCAAATCACAGCAACAGAGGGGCAAGTGCCAGTCGAAATTTAGGAATCAAACATGCCAAAGGAAAACTAATTGCCTTTTTAGATGCAGACGATATATTCGAACCAAATTATTTAGACAACCAAGTGAAAAACTTCAATAATACTAAAGCAACAATGGTCTGTGAAGCGACCGTGTATTGGAACAGTTGGTATAATGAACAAAAAGATGATGAGATGAAATTAATAGGAGTTCCTCAGAACCAACTATATAAGCCAGGAGAACTAAGTGTCAAATTGTATCCACTAAAAAAAGGATCTGCTGCTCCCTGCATGTGTGGAATCATAGTTTTAAAAGATGCTGTTAAAAAATATGGAGGTTTTGTCGACTCTTTTCATAGCAATTATACAGATCAGGTGTTTTTAAGTAAAATGTATTATCACGAACCTGTTTATATTTCTTCTTCTTGTAATAATCATTATCGGCAAAGAGATGATTCAGCGTCAGCTAAAATAAAAGATAATACTTCATATATAAAAATAAGAACAGAGTTTTTAGAGTGGTTTAAAGGTTATTTAGAGCAGTGCGATTCGAAAAATAGCGAAGTATATAAACTTATAAAAAAGAACCTACTACCTTATACACATCCTATATACCACAAAATATTTTATGCTTTGCCCCGAAGGATTCTAAATAAAATACGAAGAGTTTTCACAAGCCAGTAA
- a CDS encoding polysaccharide deacetylase family protein, which produces MKEHYSIISTHELIRQIESGKIQNGAVALTFDDGYLDNFTTAKPLLEKYSVPATFFITDSYLGGQPFWWDELEAIIVHTDKLPSVLSVSFRNETINFNLGEDCELNEKIRSKQANFGASQPPTLRTKLYVKLWKLFSPLQKDDQIKLLKLVKEWAGLSEDDSQVEGTMSVQQLKLLSDNPLFTIGGHTSTHPALAKHTKDVQKKEIVENQNFLENCLDEKIRSFAYPSGNFNSSTIQILKERAFSAAFTTTSKPVVKKTDRYKIGRFQVTDLNQKNFERSLSNWLRK; this is translated from the coding sequence TTGAAAGAACACTATTCAATAATCAGTACCCATGAATTAATACGGCAAATTGAATCTGGAAAAATTCAAAACGGAGCTGTGGCGCTGACATTTGATGATGGATACCTGGATAATTTCACCACAGCAAAACCACTTCTGGAAAAATATTCAGTGCCTGCAACATTCTTTATCACAGATAGCTATTTAGGCGGCCAGCCATTCTGGTGGGACGAGCTGGAAGCTATTATTGTGCATACTGATAAACTACCTTCTGTTCTCTCAGTCTCATTTAGAAACGAGACTATAAATTTTAATCTGGGAGAAGATTGTGAATTAAATGAAAAAATACGATCAAAGCAGGCCAATTTTGGAGCCAGTCAGCCACCTACATTACGTACCAAGTTATACGTAAAGCTTTGGAAATTATTCAGCCCTCTACAAAAAGATGACCAAATTAAGTTATTGAAGCTTGTCAAGGAATGGGCGGGACTTTCAGAAGATGATAGTCAGGTAGAGGGCACAATGTCAGTACAACAACTGAAACTGCTATCCGATAATCCACTTTTTACTATTGGGGGACATACTTCAACACATCCAGCTTTAGCAAAGCATACAAAAGATGTACAAAAAAAGGAAATAGTGGAGAACCAGAATTTTCTTGAAAACTGTTTAGATGAAAAAATCAGATCCTTTGCCTATCCATCCGGAAACTTTAATAGCTCAACAATTCAGATCTTAAAAGAGCGTGCCTTTTCGGCAGCCTTCACAACCACGTCCAAACCAGTCGTTAAAAAAACAGATCGTTATAAAATTGGCAGGTTTCAGGTTACAGACCTGAATCAGAAAAACTTTGAACGGAGTCTGAGTAATTGGCTCAGAAAGTAA
- a CDS encoding methyltransferase domain-containing protein produces the protein MNRTTPFSKKFGYDRGGPVDRYYIKKFLEIESGSIRGRVLEVGENTYTRKYGGDKVTKMDVLHVDESNESATFIGDLSNAPHIPDSTFDCIVLLQTLHLIYDFKQALKTCHRILKPGGTLLVTVPGITPIDYEEWGYTWYWSFTDMAMKKIMTETFPDGTFEVNNYGNVLSASAFLYGMSENELTTDQLDEHDPNMQVTVTVRAVKKGKV, from the coding sequence ATGAACAGAACCACTCCATTCAGCAAAAAATTCGGCTACGACAGAGGAGGCCCTGTAGATCGTTACTATATAAAAAAGTTTCTAGAAATAGAATCGGGCAGTATTCGCGGCAGGGTATTGGAAGTTGGTGAGAATACATATACCCGCAAATACGGTGGTGATAAAGTGACTAAAATGGATGTATTGCATGTAGATGAAAGCAATGAATCGGCTACATTTATTGGAGATCTTAGTAACGCTCCACATATCCCGGATAGTACATTCGACTGTATTGTACTTCTTCAAACACTTCACCTGATTTACGATTTCAAGCAAGCTCTTAAAACGTGTCATCGAATTCTGAAACCCGGTGGAACTCTGTTGGTAACTGTACCTGGAATCACTCCAATCGATTACGAGGAGTGGGGATATACCTGGTATTGGTCATTTACCGACATGGCGATGAAAAAAATCATGACCGAGACTTTTCCTGATGGTACTTTTGAAGTTAATAATTATGGTAATGTTCTTTCCGCATCTGCTTTTTTATATGGAATGAGCGAGAATGAACTGACAACAGATCAACTAGATGAACATGATCCCAATATGCAGGTAACGGTCACTGTAAGGGCTGTTAAGAAAGGTAAAGTATGA
- a CDS encoding glycosyltransferase, whose translation MPKVTVLMPVYNAEKYLREAIDSILNQSFTDFEFLIIDDGSTDSSLDIINSYTDDRIRLVINDQNMGIGATLNKGIELASSDLIARMDADDISLPDRLEKQYTYLEAHPECSLLSSNVEVISETGERLYLYQRDSKLFYFNLTFYCWIYHPSVMYKRRHVIDAGMYPSTFSEDYRLWSKLIRKYLIHNLDDILIKYRITNQSVSNSVLAEEYRATAIEQTKENLRYFVGENYTIPDDWLEAYRNHFDPLCNPPRVKDMASCINELDVITPHILKKDNINRDENSIKLAAKMKKEHLLKSFLKKIPTKDKVPLLIQTGNFNQLAKFLSSWSSNKLKDLF comes from the coding sequence ATGCCGAAAGTAACCGTATTGATGCCGGTGTATAACGCCGAAAAATATTTGAGAGAGGCGATTGATAGTATTTTAAATCAATCATTCACTGACTTTGAATTCCTGATTATTGACGACGGGTCAACTGACAGCAGCCTAGATATCATTAATTCCTACACCGACGATCGAATACGGCTGGTTATAAATGACCAAAATATGGGTATAGGCGCAACCCTAAATAAAGGAATTGAACTAGCGTCTTCTGATCTTATTGCAAGGATGGACGCTGATGATATCAGCCTGCCCGATCGTCTGGAAAAACAGTATACGTACCTGGAAGCCCATCCGGAATGCAGCCTTCTGTCATCAAATGTGGAAGTCATCTCTGAAACTGGTGAGAGGCTTTATTTATATCAGAGAGACAGTAAACTATTTTACTTTAATCTTACCTTTTATTGCTGGATTTACCATCCAAGTGTTATGTACAAAAGGCGTCACGTTATAGATGCTGGAATGTATCCGTCAACATTTTCCGAGGATTATCGTTTATGGTCAAAACTTATAAGAAAATACCTGATCCATAATTTGGATGACATACTCATAAAATACCGCATAACCAATCAAAGTGTGTCAAATTCTGTTTTGGCTGAAGAGTACAGGGCAACTGCTATAGAACAGACTAAAGAAAACCTCAGGTACTTTGTAGGAGAAAATTATACTATACCTGATGATTGGCTGGAAGCTTATCGCAATCATTTCGATCCCCTTTGCAACCCTCCGAGGGTCAAAGATATGGCCTCATGTATCAACGAGCTGGACGTGATAACCCCTCACATTCTCAAAAAAGATAATATAAACAGAGATGAGAACTCCATAAAACTGGCGGCAAAAATGAAAAAAGAGCATCTTCTTAAGTCATTTCTGAAAAAAATTCCTACGAAAGATAAAGTTCCTTTGTTGATCCAAACCGGCAATTTCAACCAGCTGGCAAAATTTCTTTCGTCATGGAGCTCTAATAAATTAAAGGATTTATTTTAG